A single region of the Silene latifolia isolate original U9 population chromosome 8, ASM4854445v1, whole genome shotgun sequence genome encodes:
- the LOC141596970 gene encoding uncharacterized protein LOC141596970: protein MALPQFLPSSTITPKPKPSITHNPNPNPNSLFLNHHSRHRRNLSFLRRSTSSEKYNHSNNTPPPQNDDVTELPLFPLPLVLFPGAILPLQIFEFRYRIMMHTLLQTDLRFGVIFTDSLTASASTAAVGCVGEVVKHERLADDRFFLICKGQDRFRVNKIIRTKPYLVAEVDYLEDKPAALSDSADGDLDSLAADVEAHMKDVIRLSNRLNGKPEKDVGDLRRNLFPTPFSFFVASTFEGAPREQQALLELEDTAARLRREKETLRNTLNYLSAASAVKDVFPSSSSSSSSSSSS, encoded by the coding sequence ATGGCACTCCCTCAATTCCTCCCTTCTTCCACCATCACCCCTAAACCTAAACCCTCCATCACTCACAACCCCAACCCTAACCCTAACTCCCTCTTCCTCAACCACCACTCCCGCCACCGCCGCAACCTCTCCTTCCTCCGCCGCTCTACTTCCTCCGAAAAATATAACCACAGCAACAACACCCCGCCTCCGCAAAACGACGACGTTACCGAACTCCCGCTATTTCCACTCCCATTAGTCCTCTTCCCCGGCGCGATATTACCGTTGCAGATTTTCGAGTTTCGATATCGCATCATGATGCACACTTTACTCCAAACTGATCTTAGATTCGGCGTCATTTTCACCGATTCTCTCACCGCCTCGGCTTCAACCGCCGCGGTCGGCTGCGTCGGCGAGGTCGTCAAACATGAGCGCCTCGCCGACGACAGGTTTTTCCTCATTTGCAAAGGTCAGGATCGCTTTCGCGTTAATAAAATCATTCGTACCAAACCGTACCTCGTTGCCGAAGTCGATTACCTCGAGGATAAGCCCGCGGCATTGTCCGACTCTGCAGACGGTGATCTCGATAGTCTAGCCGCCGATGTCGAGGCGCATATGAAGGATGTTATTAGGTTAAGCAATAGGTTGAATGGAAAGCCGGAGAAAGACGTTGGTGATTTGCGGCGGAATTTGTTTCCGACGCCGTTTTCGTTTTTCGTGGCGAGTACGTTTGAAGGTGCGCCTCGTGAACAGCAGGCGTTGCTTGAGCTTGAAGATACTGCGGCGAGGTTGAGGAGGGAGAAGGAAACGCTAAGGAACACACTTAATTATCTTAGTGCTGCTTCTGCCGTTAAGGATGTGTTTCCGTCGTCATCATCTTCGTCTTCTTCGTCGTCGTCTTCTTGA
- the LOC141596969 gene encoding cysteine proteinase COT44-like produces the protein MAAKLPLFLLFTLHLFHLHLSQISSFTHINNNNNINSSSYDLFEKWCNQYGKSYPSQQEKRYRFKIFEDNLEFINNHNSSGMSSYTLDINAFADLTHLEFKTFKLGFCLSSKHLSRIKHKNPVQDSGLTRDDVGVPPSLDWREQGAVTYVKDQEYCGSSWAFSATGAMEGINKIVTGSLDILSEQELIDCDRSYDKGCDGGEMDYAYQFVIENHGIDTEEDYPYIAKQEFCVEDMLERHIVTIDGYADVPPNNENELLKAVAAQPVSVGICGSDRYFQFYSKGIYSGWCPINLDHAVLIVGYGSENGVDYWIVKNSWGTSWGMSGYIHMVRNSGDAKGICGINMMASYPIKTSSNPPPPPPPGPICSMFTSCATGETCCCTQWFLGFCVSWRCCELESAVCCKDGQHCCPDDSRIFDTRRNLCLKQTGNTTVGKPFNSLQSGLRDLALEVPFLARKGFLLQWLRKPFGFYILLFFLFIF, from the exons ATGGCGGCCAAACTTCCATTATTTCTGTTATTCACCCTCCATTTATTCCACCTTCATCTTTCTCAAATTTCATCATTTACTCatattaacaataacaacaatattaaTTCATCAAGCTATGATCTTTTTGAAAAATGGTGCAACCAGTACGGAAAATCATACCCTTCTCAGCAAGAAAAACGATATAGGTTCAAAATCTTTGAAGATAACTTGGAATTTATCAACAATCATAATAGTTCAGGAATGTCAAGTTATACACTTGATATCAATGCTTTTGCTGATTTGACCCACCTTGAATTCAAGACCTTTAAGCTTGGTTTCTGTCTGTCTTCTAAGCATTTGAGCAGGATCAAGCACAAGAACCCGGTTCAGGATTCCGGGTTGACACGTGATGATGTGGGTGTTCCTCCTTCTCTTGATTGGAGGGAACAAGGTGCTGTCACATATGTAAAAGATCAAGAATATTGTG GTTCCAGCTGGGCTTTCTCAGCCACGGGAGCTATGGAGGGTATAAACAAGATCGTAACTGGGTCGTTGGACATCCTTTCGGAGCAAGAGTTGATTGATTGTGACCGATCCTACGACAAAGGCTGTGACGGTGGCGAAATGGACTATGCATACCAATTTGTTATCGAAAACCATGGGATTGACACTGAGGAAGATTACCCTTATATTGCGAAGCAAGAGTTTTGCGTTGAGGATATG CTTGAAAGACATATAGTCACCATCGATGGTTATGCTGATGTCCCTCCCAATAATGAGAATGAGCTTCTGAAAGCTGTTGCAGCTCAGCCCGTTAGCGTTGGGATATGTGGTAGCGACAGATATTTCCAATTCTACTCCAAG GGGATCTATTCCGGGTGGTGCCCCATCAACTTAGATCATGCTGTACTAATTGTAGGCTATGGGTCAGAAAATGGGGTGGATTACTGGATAGTGAAGAACTCGTGGGGAACAAGCTGGGGTATGAGTGGTTATATTCACATGGTTCGAAATAGTGGAGACGCGAAAGGAATATGTGGTATAAACATGATGGCTTCATATCCGATCAAAACGAGCTCAAACCCACCGCCTCCACCACCCCCAGGACCAATATGTAGTATGTTCACTTCCTGTGCAACGGGCGAAACTTGCTGCTGTACACAGTGGTTCCTTGGATTTTGCGTGTCATGGAGATGTTGTGAGCTAGAATCTGCTGTTTGCTGCAAGGATGGCCAACATTGTTGTCCTGATGACTCTCGGATTTTTGATACACGAAGAAATTTGTGCCTTAAG CAAACAGGAAACACGACAGTGGGGAAACCATTCAACAGCCTACAGAGCGGCCTGAGAGATTTGGCACTTGAAGTCCCCTTTTTGGCCCGTAAAGGCTTCTTGTTACAATGGCTACGCAAACCATTTGGTTTCTATATTCtcttatttttcctttttatcttttAA